Proteins encoded by one window of Cyclobacteriaceae bacterium:
- a CDS encoding 2Fe-2S iron-sulfur cluster-binding protein has product MPTITFKNKTISCKQGEILRDALHRHKLNVHNGHARILNCRGFGSCGTCAVKILGKVNPHTMKEQIRLSFPPHCQDNGLRLACQVSVTEDLVITKYPGFWCEQVK; this is encoded by the coding sequence ATGCCGACCATTACATTCAAAAATAAAACCATCTCCTGCAAACAAGGAGAAATTCTGCGTGATGCGTTGCACCGGCACAAACTCAATGTGCATAATGGTCATGCGCGAATACTCAATTGTCGTGGGTTTGGTTCGTGTGGAACCTGTGCGGTAAAAATTTTAGGCAAAGTCAACCCACACACCATGAAAGAACAAATAAGGCTAAGCTTTCCACCACATTGTCAGGATAATGGTTTACGTCTGGCTTGTCAGGTATCCGTAACGGAAGACCTGGTGATTACAAAATACCCTGGGTTTTGGTGCGAGCAGGTGAAATAA
- the fdhF gene encoding formate dehydrogenase subunit alpha codes for MEAVKTTATINIHTNGNGSDKIKVAYINDKPYEIKEGETVLSLVRRSLGKNRVPTLCDAPNLDPFGSCRVCSVEVALQQNGPLKTVASCHTPVSPNTFIYTDTEKITRLRKNIIELVLTDHPLDCLTCEVNNNCELQTVAAQVGVRDVRYPEGKTHLDRKKDLSHPYMTSDLSKCINCFRCVRACDEVQGEMVLSMAGRGFDSRIIKSFDDNFLNSDCVSCGACAQACPTSAISDVFESKSINVQRKVRTVCTYCGVGCNLEVAVNDEKIKSIQAPYDAEVNQGHTCLKGRFAFSFYNHPDRLRTPLIRKNGELQPATWDEAYDFIAEKLNHIKNTYGPDYIAGISSARCTNEENYLMQKFIRVVIGTNNIDSCARVCHSPTALGMQRSFGTGAATNSIEDLKYADCILIIGANPTDGHPVTGAKFKQFAMKGKTTIVIDPRRTELARYATYHLPLRPGTNVAMLNMMLYYIITEGLEHKEFIESRTEGYADFKKQILNVDINELERITGVDRNLVREATLAYAKSKAAMAFHGLGVTEHSYGTYAIMLITDLAMITGNIGRIGVGVNPLRGQNNVQGAADMGCQPHQGAGYFDVTHPEYHKMYEDFYGVKLPNHIGYKIPQMYTASLDNKLKALWLMGEDLVQTDPNTNKVVAALKKLDLLVVQELFMTETAKLATVVLPGASFLEKSGTFTNGERRIQRVNKVVEPIEGTKSDGQIVVDIMNRMGYAQPDYDPDTLLKEISQIVPFFKGVKWSELGENGKQWPVKEDGTDTKILHTETFKRGKGKFHYFDFQESQEIINNGKEYPYIITTNRELEHYNAGTMTRRTKNVELLTEDVLMINPADAAKHFIKDGDMVCVESARGKVDLKARITDEVKPGILSSTFHFPEIGLNVIGSDEHDSEAMCPEYKVIAVNIRKSKGIKKAVML; via the coding sequence ATGGAAGCGGTGAAGACAACAGCAACAATCAATATTCACACCAACGGAAACGGTTCGGATAAAATTAAGGTGGCATACATCAATGATAAGCCTTATGAAATCAAGGAAGGTGAAACCGTATTGTCGCTGGTACGCAGAAGTTTAGGAAAAAACCGGGTGCCTACTCTTTGTGATGCACCTAACCTGGATCCCTTTGGCTCCTGCCGGGTATGCAGTGTGGAGGTTGCCTTGCAACAAAACGGCCCACTTAAAACAGTGGCCTCCTGCCATACGCCTGTTTCACCTAACACTTTTATTTATACCGATACAGAGAAGATCACCCGTCTCAGAAAAAATATCATCGAGCTCGTACTCACCGACCACCCCTTGGATTGCCTCACCTGTGAAGTGAACAACAACTGCGAACTGCAAACCGTAGCCGCCCAGGTGGGCGTTCGCGATGTGCGTTATCCGGAAGGCAAAACACATCTCGATCGCAAGAAAGATTTAAGTCACCCGTACATGACTTCTGATCTTTCAAAATGCATCAACTGTTTTCGGTGCGTGCGCGCCTGCGATGAAGTGCAAGGCGAAATGGTGTTGAGCATGGCCGGTCGCGGATTTGATAGTCGGATTATTAAAAGTTTTGATGATAATTTTCTGAATTCCGATTGCGTGAGTTGCGGTGCCTGCGCACAAGCCTGCCCTACATCAGCAATCTCCGATGTGTTTGAATCGAAAAGCATCAATGTTCAGAGAAAAGTACGAACCGTATGTACGTATTGTGGTGTGGGTTGCAATTTGGAAGTAGCAGTTAACGATGAGAAAATAAAATCCATTCAGGCGCCTTACGATGCTGAAGTAAACCAAGGGCACACGTGTTTAAAAGGAAGATTTGCTTTTTCCTTCTACAACCATCCCGACAGGTTGCGCACTCCGCTGATAAGAAAGAACGGTGAACTTCAACCGGCCACGTGGGACGAGGCATATGATTTCATTGCAGAAAAGCTTAACCATATTAAAAATACCTACGGCCCCGACTACATCGCAGGTATTTCATCGGCACGCTGCACCAATGAAGAAAATTACCTGATGCAAAAATTCATCCGTGTGGTGATCGGCACCAACAACATTGACTCCTGCGCGCGCGTGTGCCACTCACCCACGGCTTTAGGCATGCAACGCAGTTTTGGAACCGGTGCAGCCACAAATTCCATTGAAGATTTAAAGTATGCGGATTGTATTCTAATCATTGGTGCAAATCCAACAGACGGACATCCGGTAACGGGCGCCAAGTTCAAGCAGTTTGCGATGAAGGGCAAAACCACGATTGTTATAGATCCACGCAGAACAGAACTCGCCCGATACGCTACCTATCACTTACCGCTTCGACCCGGAACCAATGTGGCCATGCTCAATATGATGTTATACTACATCATTACCGAAGGATTGGAGCATAAGGAGTTCATAGAATCGCGAACAGAAGGATATGCAGATTTTAAAAAACAAATTCTGAATGTAGATATCAACGAACTTGAACGCATCACCGGTGTCGACAGAAATCTTGTTCGCGAAGCAACACTGGCCTATGCTAAATCAAAAGCAGCTATGGCATTTCACGGCTTAGGTGTTACCGAACATTCCTACGGAACATACGCCATCATGCTGATCACTGATCTTGCCATGATAACTGGAAACATTGGCCGAATAGGTGTTGGCGTAAATCCATTACGCGGTCAAAACAACGTACAAGGTGCAGCCGATATGGGCTGTCAGCCACACCAGGGTGCCGGATATTTCGATGTAACCCATCCGGAATACCACAAGATGTATGAGGATTTTTATGGCGTTAAACTTCCGAATCATATCGGCTATAAAATTCCACAGATGTATACCGCATCGCTGGATAACAAACTTAAAGCGCTTTGGTTGATGGGCGAAGATTTGGTACAAACCGATCCGAACACAAACAAGGTAGTGGCCGCGTTGAAGAAGTTGGATCTACTGGTAGTGCAAGAACTCTTTATGACCGAAACCGCCAAGCTCGCAACCGTTGTATTGCCAGGAGCCTCATTCCTCGAAAAGAGCGGAACGTTTACCAACGGTGAGCGAAGAATTCAGCGCGTGAACAAAGTGGTTGAGCCTATTGAAGGCACTAAATCTGATGGACAAATTGTGGTGGATATCATGAACAGGATGGGTTACGCGCAACCCGATTATGATCCGGATACTTTACTGAAAGAAATTTCACAAATCGTTCCGTTCTTCAAAGGCGTAAAGTGGAGTGAACTGGGCGAAAACGGAAAACAATGGCCGGTGAAAGAAGACGGAACGGATACAAAAATTCTGCATACGGAAACATTCAAACGCGGCAAAGGTAAGTTCCACTATTTCGATTTTCAGGAAAGCCAGGAAATCATCAACAACGGAAAAGAATATCCGTACATCATTACTACTAACCGCGAATTGGAACATTACAATGCGGGCACGATGACACGCAGAACCAAAAACGTTGAGCTTTTAACTGAAGACGTATTAATGATCAATCCGGCCGATGCCGCAAAACATTTTATCAAAGATGGCGATATGGTTTGCGTAGAATCTGCGCGGGGCAAAGTGGATTTAAAAGCCCGCATCACCGATGAAGTAAAGCCCGGCATCTTAAGTTCTACCTTCCACTTCCCTGAAATCGGGTTGAACGTAATTGGTTCCGATGAACACGATAGCGAAGCCATGTGCCCGGAATACAAAGTGATTGCCGTGAACATTCGTAAGAGCAAGGGAATCAAAAAAGCTGTAATGTTGTAA
- a CDS encoding formate--tetrahydrofolate ligase, whose protein sequence is MAYKTDLEIAQAATLKPIQQIAAKLNIKDDDLELYGKYKAKLPLKLSDDAKLKKSKLILVTAMTPTPAGEGKTTTSIGLCEGMNKIGKKTTVVLREPSLGPVFGMKGGAAGGGYSQVVPMEDINLHFTGDFAAVEKANNLLAALIDNDIQKPGGGLGIDPRTAEWKRVMDMNDRALRNMITGLGGKNGGMIRETGFNITAASEIMAILCLAKDMNDLKEKIGNIYIGDTYAQKAVFARDLNAQGAVALLLKDAIKPNLVQTLEGNPAIIHGGPFGNIAQGANSIIATRMGMSLSDYVITEAGFGSDLGAEKFIDIVCGYGDYSPHAIVLVATIRALKYHGGVSREDLTKPNVKALEIGFANLEKHIENTKIFGVPAVVSLNKFVTDSDEELQWVIQKCESLGVDIALSEGWEKGGAGMVDLAKKVAEAADNFHGKYWPVYDWKSSMEEKIRTVAVKIYGAKDVEFLPKAKQNLKKIERIGLNGVPVCIAKTQNSFSDDAKKLGRPKDFIITVREIEVAAGAGFVIPITGDILRMPGLPNVPAALGMDIDNDGRISGLS, encoded by the coding sequence ATGGCGTACAAAACCGATCTTGAAATTGCACAAGCGGCAACCCTGAAACCTATCCAACAAATTGCTGCCAAACTTAATATTAAGGATGACGATCTTGAGTTATATGGTAAATACAAAGCCAAGCTTCCGCTGAAGTTGAGTGATGATGCCAAACTAAAAAAGAGCAAACTGATATTGGTCACAGCCATGACACCCACCCCGGCTGGTGAAGGTAAAACCACCACATCAATCGGCTTGTGTGAGGGCATGAATAAAATCGGGAAGAAGACTACGGTAGTTTTGCGCGAGCCATCATTAGGTCCGGTGTTTGGTATGAAGGGCGGTGCAGCCGGTGGGGGATATTCACAAGTTGTGCCGATGGAAGATATTAACCTGCATTTTACCGGTGACTTTGCTGCGGTTGAAAAAGCCAATAACCTGTTGGCAGCTTTAATTGATAATGATATTCAAAAACCCGGAGGTGGATTGGGTATTGATCCGCGCACCGCGGAATGGAAACGCGTGATGGACATGAATGATCGTGCGTTGCGCAACATGATTACCGGTTTAGGAGGAAAGAATGGTGGGATGATACGTGAAACAGGATTCAACATCACCGCTGCTTCAGAAATCATGGCGATTCTTTGTCTGGCGAAAGACATGAATGACCTGAAAGAAAAAATCGGGAATATTTATATCGGTGATACGTATGCACAAAAAGCAGTCTTCGCCCGCGACTTAAATGCGCAAGGTGCGGTGGCGTTGTTATTGAAAGATGCCATTAAGCCAAACCTGGTGCAAACACTGGAAGGAAATCCTGCCATTATTCATGGGGGACCGTTTGGCAACATTGCTCAAGGCGCAAATTCGATTATCGCCACGCGCATGGGCATGAGTTTGTCGGATTATGTGATTACGGAAGCCGGTTTTGGTTCCGATCTGGGTGCTGAGAAATTTATTGATATTGTTTGTGGGTATGGCGATTACTCTCCGCATGCCATTGTGTTGGTGGCAACCATTCGCGCGTTGAAATATCATGGTGGTGTTTCCCGTGAGGACTTGACCAAGCCAAACGTAAAAGCACTTGAAATAGGATTTGCCAATCTTGAAAAGCACATTGAGAACACAAAAATATTTGGCGTGCCTGCCGTGGTGTCGTTGAATAAGTTTGTCACCGATTCGGATGAAGAACTTCAGTGGGTTATTCAGAAATGTGAATCACTGGGTGTCGACATTGCTCTTTCGGAAGGTTGGGAAAAAGGTGGAGCAGGTATGGTTGATCTGGCCAAAAAAGTAGCGGAAGCTGCCGATAACTTTCATGGAAAATATTGGCCGGTGTATGACTGGAAGTCATCCATGGAAGAAAAGATCAGAACGGTTGCTGTAAAAATTTACGGAGCAAAAGATGTGGAGTTTTTGCCCAAGGCAAAACAGAATTTAAAGAAGATTGAGCGGATCGGTTTGAATGGTGTTCCGGTTTGCATTGCCAAAACACAAAATAGTTTTTCCGATGATGCCAAAAAACTTGGTCGTCCAAAAGACTTCATCATTACCGTGCGTGAAATTGAAGTAGCTGCCGGAGCGGGTTTTGTAATCCCGATTACGGGAGATATTCTGCGCATGCCGGGCTTACCGAATGTTCCCGCTGCCTTGGGGATGGATATTGATAATGATGGAAGGATTAGTGGATTGTCGTAG
- a CDS encoding GxxExxY protein, giving the protein MTENEIANKVIGLSIDVHRALGPGLLESAYKESLYYKIRKEGLYIEKEKAMPLIFEEVKLECGYRIDLVVENKLVIETKSVDALNDIHLAQTLTYLKLGNYKLGLLINFNVLLLKEGIKRIINGHL; this is encoded by the coding sequence ATGACTGAAAACGAAATTGCTAATAAAGTTATTGGACTATCAATAGATGTTCATAGAGCGCTGGGGCCAGGATTGCTAGAAAGTGCATATAAAGAAAGTCTATACTACAAGATTCGAAAAGAGGGCTTATATATTGAAAAGGAAAAGGCGATGCCGCTCATCTTTGAGGAAGTAAAACTGGAGTGTGGATATAGAATTGATCTTGTTGTAGAAAATAAATTGGTAATTGAGACTAAAAGTGTTGATGCATTGAATGATATTCATTTAGCCCAAACTTTAACTTATCTTAAGCTAGGTAATTATAAGCTTGGACTACTGATCAACTTTAATGTTTTGTTATTGAAAGAAGGGATCAAACGTATAATCAATGGGCATTTATAA
- a CDS encoding SDR family oxidoreductase codes for MSAKKSFVLIGGSYGIGASLADILLKQGHDITILSRTKPEQSDIRYISFDVANDSIDLTQLPETIDGVAYLPGTIALKPFHRFTDTEFLADLQLNTLGAARVVRELLPRLKAANHSSIVFFSTVAVQQGMPFHTSVAMAKGALEGLTRSLAAEMAPKIRVNAIAPSITDTPLASKILSSEEKKKASGDRHPLKRVGESIDIAQAAAWLLNDQSSWVSGQIIPVDGGMSTLRV; via the coding sequence ATGTCTGCAAAGAAATCTTTTGTACTCATCGGTGGTAGTTACGGCATAGGTGCTTCGTTGGCTGATATTCTGTTGAAGCAAGGACACGATATAACCATTTTAAGCCGAACAAAACCTGAACAATCTGATATTCGATACATTTCGTTTGATGTCGCGAATGATTCTATCGACCTCACGCAACTTCCTGAAACCATTGATGGCGTGGCGTACCTGCCCGGTACCATTGCATTAAAACCTTTTCATCGGTTTACAGATACTGAGTTTTTAGCCGACCTACAACTAAATACTCTAGGCGCGGCACGAGTTGTTCGGGAGTTGTTACCCAGATTAAAAGCCGCAAACCACAGTTCAATTGTTTTTTTCAGCACCGTGGCTGTTCAGCAAGGCATGCCCTTTCATACGTCTGTGGCTATGGCCAAAGGTGCATTGGAGGGGTTGACTAGATCGCTCGCAGCTGAGATGGCTCCAAAAATTCGGGTAAATGCAATCGCTCCGTCTATCACGGATACACCGTTAGCTTCAAAAATCCTGTCGAGCGAGGAAAAGAAAAAAGCATCCGGGGATCGCCATCCACTTAAACGGGTAGGCGAATCAATTGATATTGCACAAGCTGCCGCCTGGTTACTCAATGATCAAAGTAGTTGGGTTAGCGGACAAATCATTCCAGTGGATGGTGGTATGTCAACATTGCGCGTTTAA
- a CDS encoding serine hydrolase codes for MRKLILRSIALIMLAALSYGIYYAWIAFPIITGYGAKILCSCTMLVGRAEQDVIDNELGSGLLKLGSFKANYTDSSATASVFGLAKRKAIYRKGLGCTLVNGVTEEELRAQNWKIATPENTRQDTLAWPMGDRTSDSLDLSEYNMELLTKTVNEAFEEPGEEKNRRTRAVLIIHHGKIILEKYANGFDQKTRLMGWSMTKSLTNAMMGILVRDEKLTVNQPAPIEDWKNDERSAITIHNLMQASSGLDWQEDYSGPSTATNMLFKKRDAGKYALSVPLKHKPGQVFYYSSGTTNILSWIIRQSVGDETYHRFAYENVFHKIGMNSLVIEPDAGGTFVGSSFSYATARDWARFGLLYLNDGYWTTGRILPEGWVEYTTTPAKGAKHGEYGAQFWLNAGNQNDVVDRTYPDVPSDMFYASGYESQNVFIIPSHDLVVVKLSLTTGNAVDDNLFLKEIIRALPD; via the coding sequence ATGCGAAAACTCATTCTTCGATCCATTGCCCTCATCATGCTGGCAGCCCTCAGCTACGGTATCTATTACGCCTGGATCGCCTTCCCCATCATAACCGGTTATGGTGCCAAAATTTTATGCTCCTGCACCATGCTGGTTGGTCGGGCTGAACAGGATGTAATTGACAACGAACTGGGATCAGGGCTACTCAAGCTCGGATCGTTTAAGGCTAACTATACCGATTCATCGGCAACCGCCAGTGTTTTTGGGCTAGCCAAACGCAAAGCGATTTATAGAAAAGGACTCGGTTGCACATTGGTTAACGGGGTGACCGAAGAAGAACTTCGTGCACAAAACTGGAAAATTGCCACTCCGGAAAATACACGTCAAGATACGCTTGCCTGGCCCATGGGCGACCGAACTTCCGATTCACTTGATTTGAGTGAATATAATATGGAGTTGCTTACAAAAACAGTAAACGAAGCTTTTGAAGAACCCGGTGAAGAAAAGAACAGACGAACCCGCGCAGTGCTTATTATACACCATGGCAAAATTATACTTGAAAAATATGCTAATGGGTTTGATCAAAAAACTCGGCTCATGGGCTGGTCGATGACGAAAAGCCTGACCAACGCCATGATGGGCATACTGGTACGCGATGAAAAACTTACCGTAAACCAACCCGCTCCGATTGAGGATTGGAAAAATGATGAACGATCAGCCATTACCATTCACAATTTGATGCAGGCATCTTCAGGTTTGGATTGGCAGGAGGATTACAGCGGCCCCAGCACGGCTACCAACATGTTGTTTAAAAAACGTGATGCCGGAAAATATGCCCTGTCTGTTCCATTAAAGCACAAGCCCGGTCAAGTATTTTATTATTCCAGTGGCACAACCAATATCCTTTCATGGATTATCCGGCAATCGGTTGGCGATGAAACCTATCATCGCTTTGCTTATGAAAATGTCTTTCATAAAATCGGGATGAATTCGTTGGTGATTGAACCTGATGCTGGCGGAACATTTGTTGGTTCATCTTTTTCGTATGCCACTGCCCGCGACTGGGCGAGGTTCGGCTTGTTGTATCTGAACGATGGCTATTGGACAACCGGAAGAATACTTCCGGAAGGATGGGTAGAGTACACCACCACACCAGCCAAGGGCGCAAAACATGGAGAATACGGAGCACAATTCTGGCTTAATGCCGGTAATCAGAATGATGTTGTCGATAGAACCTACCCGGATGTTCCCTCCGATATGTTTTATGCTAGTGGATATGAAAGTCAGAATGTATTTATCATTCCCTCACACGATCTGGTAGTTGTAAAACTTAGTTTGACAACCGGCAATGCCGTTGATGACAATCTATTCTTGAAAGAAATTATTCGCGCTTTACCCGATTAG
- the fdhD gene encoding formate dehydrogenase accessory sulfurtransferase FdhD: MSVDSVHIIQKTVSGSFPKPDLVAVEEPLEIRLGFGPTDQREQRSLAVTMRTPGHDFELAAGFLFTEGIVHSFSQIENIRYCENLGKQEENNVVRVELNSSLTPDFQKLQRNFYTTSSCGVCGKSSIEAVTVQCAPVTTNWSVSAKLIQSLPDKLREAQHVFEHTGGLHASGLFDQQGALMLLREDVGRHNALDKVIGAMLFKESIPLSDFILVVSGRASFELVQKAAVAGIPVLVAVGAPSSLAVNLAQTSGITLVGFAREEKFNIYTHPHRIV; encoded by the coding sequence TTGTCAGTAGATTCTGTACATATTATTCAAAAGACTGTTTCGGGTAGCTTTCCAAAGCCTGATTTGGTAGCCGTTGAAGAACCGTTGGAAATCCGGTTGGGTTTTGGGCCGACCGATCAACGGGAGCAACGAAGTTTGGCGGTAACCATGCGTACGCCTGGTCATGATTTTGAACTGGCGGCCGGATTTCTTTTTACCGAAGGAATTGTTCATTCTTTTTCGCAGATTGAGAATATCCGCTACTGCGAAAACCTGGGCAAGCAGGAGGAAAATAATGTAGTACGTGTTGAGTTGAACTCAAGCCTGACTCCCGATTTTCAGAAACTTCAACGAAATTTTTATACCACATCCAGTTGTGGTGTTTGTGGCAAATCATCCATTGAAGCGGTTACCGTTCAATGCGCTCCGGTCACAACCAATTGGTCAGTTTCTGCCAAGCTTATTCAATCGTTACCTGATAAACTTCGTGAAGCACAACATGTTTTTGAGCACACAGGCGGATTACATGCTTCGGGATTATTTGATCAGCAAGGAGCATTGATGTTGCTACGTGAAGATGTTGGTCGGCATAATGCATTGGATAAGGTAATTGGCGCTATGCTTTTTAAAGAATCAATTCCATTATCTGATTTTATTCTGGTGGTGAGTGGCCGTGCGAGTTTTGAGTTGGTTCAGAAAGCTGCAGTGGCTGGTATTCCTGTTTTGGTTGCCGTGGGTGCGCCTTCCAGTCTGGCTGTGAACCTGGCGCAAACCAGTGGCATAACATTAGTTGGTTTTGCGCGTGAGGAAAAATTTAATATCTATACACATCCTCACCGCATTGTATAG
- a CDS encoding NADH-ubiquinone oxidoreductase-F iron-sulfur binding region domain-containing protein translates to MSKNLSYLAGRKGVDKTLFEELGIAAETGTPSIEKMEALRKEFLVGKANVFGTATFYDFLKPENQGKKVYICNGSACLCAGTQPALKEKLQNHFKEEEIGEMCCLGRCHENSAFHISGKNYSGSAIDQLGEIKKNKTVITDRYHIASTGTPILTQKFPGIQAYYKTLKDCLAKPIDTLQEELKKSGLRGRGGAGFPIAIKLESCRNTPAEQRFIVCNADEGDPGAYSDRYLLEHQPHAVLMGMIIAGYLADASIGVLYIRAEYPESIDVIEKAIQELYKHNFVGENIFDSGFSFNFKVIKAQGAYICGEETALLSSIEGQRPEVRVRPPYPAQQGLFNLPTVVNNVETLANLPWIMQNGGEAFASIGLGKSTGTKLISLDGYFNKPGIYEVDMGTPLSVVLNELGGGFRKPVKAMHIGGPLGGLVPVSKTSDLTIDFESFAKNGFLLGHASIVCIPEDFPILLYIEHLFEFTAHESCGKCFPCRLGSTRGKEMLEKARTSEYKIDRALMDDLLETLEIGSLCMLGGGLPLPVKNALHYFEDELSAYFESNHKGHKENIHKGH, encoded by the coding sequence ATGTCAAAGAATTTAAGCTATCTGGCCGGAAGAAAGGGTGTTGATAAAACACTTTTCGAAGAATTGGGTATTGCTGCCGAAACGGGTACACCTTCCATCGAAAAAATGGAAGCCTTGAGAAAGGAATTTCTGGTTGGCAAAGCGAATGTATTTGGTACAGCCACGTTCTATGATTTTCTCAAACCCGAAAATCAAGGTAAGAAAGTATACATCTGCAATGGCAGTGCTTGCCTGTGTGCAGGAACACAACCTGCACTGAAAGAAAAATTACAAAACCATTTCAAGGAAGAAGAAATCGGGGAAATGTGTTGCCTCGGCAGGTGCCACGAGAATTCGGCATTTCACATATCCGGTAAAAATTATTCCGGAAGCGCAATTGACCAACTTGGTGAGATCAAGAAAAACAAAACCGTTATTACTGATCGTTATCACATTGCCTCAACCGGCACACCCATACTCACGCAAAAATTTCCGGGCATACAAGCGTATTACAAAACATTAAAAGATTGTCTTGCAAAACCAATTGACACGCTTCAGGAAGAATTAAAGAAATCCGGACTGCGCGGGCGTGGCGGTGCCGGCTTTCCGATTGCAATCAAACTGGAATCGTGTCGGAATACACCAGCCGAACAGCGCTTCATCGTTTGCAATGCAGATGAAGGCGACCCGGGCGCATATTCCGATCGCTACTTGCTGGAACATCAACCGCACGCGGTGTTGATGGGCATGATCATCGCGGGTTACCTAGCCGATGCTTCAATCGGTGTGCTTTATATCCGGGCAGAGTACCCTGAATCAATTGATGTAATTGAAAAAGCTATACAGGAATTATACAAGCATAATTTTGTTGGCGAAAATATTTTTGACTCCGGTTTCTCATTCAACTTCAAAGTAATCAAAGCACAGGGTGCGTACATCTGCGGAGAGGAAACTGCGCTGCTCTCTTCTATTGAAGGTCAAAGGCCGGAAGTTCGTGTGCGACCACCTTACCCGGCTCAACAGGGGTTGTTTAACTTACCTACTGTAGTCAACAACGTTGAAACGTTAGCCAACCTGCCTTGGATTATGCAAAACGGAGGTGAAGCATTCGCTTCTATTGGTCTGGGGAAATCAACCGGAACAAAATTGATTTCGTTGGATGGCTATTTCAACAAACCCGGTATTTATGAAGTAGACATGGGCACGCCTCTGAGTGTTGTATTAAATGAACTGGGTGGCGGCTTCCGTAAACCCGTTAAGGCCATGCATATTGGTGGGCCCTTGGGTGGATTGGTGCCCGTATCTAAAACCAGCGACCTCACGATAGATTTTGAGTCGTTTGCCAAAAACGGATTCCTTTTGGGGCACGCATCGATTGTCTGCATTCCTGAAGATTTTCCGATTCTATTATATATAGAGCATTTGTTTGAGTTCACGGCACACGAAAGCTGTGGAAAATGTTTCCCGTGCAGGCTTGGCTCAACACGTGGAAAAGAGATGCTTGAAAAAGCCCGAACCAGTGAATACAAAATTGATCGCGCATTGATGGATGATCTATTGGAAACACTCGAGATCGGATCGCTATGCATGCTTGGCGGTGGATTACCACTGCCGGTGAAGAATGCGTTGCACTATTTTGAAGATGAATTGAGTGCATATTTTGAAAGTAACCACAAAGGTCACAAAGAAAATATACACAAAGGACACTAA